The Drosophila teissieri strain GT53w chromosome X, Prin_Dtei_1.1, whole genome shotgun sequence genome has a segment encoding these proteins:
- the LOC122623909 gene encoding chromobox protein homolog 3: MAEFSVERVEDKRTVNGRTEYYLKWKGYPRSENTWEPVENLDCPDLIANFEESLKNNKKETKKRLSTSSTPDSIRSKRKSFLEDDTEEQKKLIGFERGLEPSKILGATDSSGHLMFLMKWKGSDHADLVPAKLANIRCPQVVIQFYEERLTWHTGSGNGNGNSNSGNLGSSGGLGSVGGSGAGDDTAPGSVGTTGGGSNADGGDEEDPEPASPVGSINQDDSAKPDESSELDNGQPDADD, encoded by the coding sequence ATGGCCGAATTCTCAGTGGAACGCGTCGAGGACAAGCGAACGGTGAACGGGCGCACGGAATACTACTTGAAATGGAAGGGCTATCCGCGCAGCGAGAACACCTGGGAGCCGGTGGAGAATCTCGACTGTCCGGACCTGATAGCCAACTTCGAGGAGTCGCtgaagaacaacaaaaaggaGACCAAGAAGCGCCTGTCCACCTCCTCCACACCCGACTCCATTCGCAGCAAGCGCAAGAGCTTCCTGGAGGACGATAccgaggagcagaagaagctgATCGGCTTCGAGCGCGGTCTGGAGCCATCAAAGATACTGGGCGCCACCGACTCATCCGGCCACCTGATGTTCCTGATGAAGTGGAAGGGCAGCGATCACGCTGACCTGGTGCCCGCCAAGCTGGCCAACATTCGCTGTCCCCAGGTGGTCATACAGTTCTATGAGGAGCGCCTCACCTGGCACACGggcagcggcaacggcaatggGAATAGCAATTCCGGCAACTTAGGATCCTCCGGCGGCCTGGGCTCCGTCGGCGGCAGTGGGGCCGGCGATGATACCGCTCCCGGCAGCGTGGGCACCACCGGTGGCGGCAGCAACGCAGATGGCGGTGACGAGGAGGATCCCGAACCGGCCAGCCCCGTTGGCAGCATTAATCAGGACGACAGCGCCAAGCCGGACGAGAGCAGCGAGCTGGACAATGGACAGCCGGATGCAGATGACTAG
- the LOC122624044 gene encoding U3 small nucleolar RNA-associated protein 6 homolog, protein MAEFIAEMQERLLPEYEQMKNYSVFTADQVREIVIRRERLFLKINKSHQSITDYLDFILYEKHMHMTIVDKEKKMHVKLTGLKASIATRIMRLYREALTKFNHDRRLWSNWIKFSKKSNPVEVAGIYEKMLLYHGDSADLWVDAALWMYEFNRLNIDRVKDILLRGLQRHSDSEALNKCFFDIMLKEAALANNERNLAENTLSEQDIKLERVEAVYRNSMVNITQLDYFVKLLESCEDHQELTGKLQRMIIDDMQEKFPREPGLWDLLAQRELRGFHLGDLEEEDLDTSDEEPASKKSRSVNARSLKRRIQLCVTVYKSAVEELQTTEMWNMYLDAMLALNSDGKAERILKQQCLADALQAGHRSQLMGVKHYATLRKMLCTAPSGREAAVTILTEALKNDSSVEMHELLLATHIQSDSEPLIYELFNKIHKTMGSEALPLWRSVILYYRTRQDSLGARRLEEIYGLACRVAWPEFGELRSDYLRYLWQERSVEAARKEYAKLAILPPMSLALHRQMVQLESSAAVRDPASHKYWRMCYDFMACYFGKTEPRVWVEYLAFERDHGEAKNISLLTQRALTTLEPQYVAAFEAERALAYVGASI, encoded by the exons ATGGCCGAGTTCATAGCTGAGATGCAGGAGCGCCTGCTGCCGGAGTACGAGCAGATGAAGAACTACAGCGTATTCACGGCGGATCAGGTCAG AGAAATCGTTATTAGGCGGGAACGCCTGTTCCTGAAGATCAACAAGAGCCACCAGAGCATCACCGACTACCTGGACTTCATCCTGTACGAGAAGCACATGCACATGACCATCGTGGACAAGGAGAAGAAGATGCACGTGAAGCTCACCGGTCTGAAGGCCTCCATAGCCACGCGGATCATGCGTTTGTACAGAGAGGCCCTGACCAAGTTCAACCACGACAGGCGGCTGTGGAGCAACTGGATCAAGTTCAGCAAGAAGTCAAATCCCGTTGAGGTGGCGGGCATTTACGAGAAGATGCTGCTG TACCATGGCGACTCGGCGGATCTTTGGGTGGACGCCGCCTTATGGATGTACGAGTTTAATAGGCTCAACATCGACCGAGTCAAGGATATTCTGCTGCGCGGCTTGCAGAGACATTCCGATTCCGAGGCACTTAACAAGTGCTTCTTTGACATAATGCTGAAAGAGGCTGCCCTGGCCAACAACGAACGTAATCTAGCCGAGAATACGCTCTCGGAGCAGGACATTAAACTGGAACGCGTGGAGGCGGTCTACCGCAACAGCATGGTCAATATTACCCAATTGGACTATTTCGTAAAGCTGCTAGAAAGCTGTGAAGATCATCAGGAGCTGACGGGCAAGCTGCAGCGCATGATAATCGATGATATGCAGGAGAAGTTCCCACGGGAGCCGGGCCTGTGGGATCTGCTTGCCCAGCGGGAGCTGCGCGGCTTCCATCTGGGCGacttggaggaggaggacttgGATACCAGTGACGAGGAGCCGGCCAGCAAGAAATCCCGCTCCGTAAATGCACGCTCTCTCAAGCGACGCATCCAACTCTGTGTGACTGTATACAAATCGGCGGTGGAGGAGCTGCAAACGACAGAAATGTGGAATATGTATCTGGATGCCATGCTGGCCCTTAACAGCGATGGAAAGGCAGAGCGGATTCTTAAGCAACAGTGCCTAGCGGATGCTCTACAAGCGGGCCATCGGTCCCAGTTGATGGGCGTGAAACACTACGCCACACTGAGGAAGATGCTCTGCACTGCTCCGAGTGGAAGAGAGGCAGCGGTCACCATTCTCACAGAAGCCCTGAAGAACGATTCGTCGGTGGAGATGCACGAGCTCCTTCTGGCCACGCACATCCAAAGCGACAGTGAGCCATTGATCTATGAGCTGTTCAACAAGATCCACAAGACAATGGGCAGTGAGGCGTTGCCGCTGTGGCGCAGTGTCATTCTGTATTATCGCACTCGGCAGGACAGCTTGGGCGCACGCCGACTGGAGGAGATCTACGGCCTCGCCTGCAGGGTTGCGTGGCCGGAGTTTGGCGAGCTGCGTTCCGATTATCTGCGCTATCTGTGGCAGGAGCGGTCCGTAGAGGCAGCACGCAAGGAATACGCCAAGCTGGCCATCCTACCGCCCATGTCGCTGGCGCTGCACCGCCAAATGGTTCAGCTAGAGTCCAGTGCGGCCGTTCGC GACCCGGCCAGCCACAAATACTGGCGCATGTGCTACGACTTCATGGCCTGCTACTTCGGCAAGACGGAGCCGCGCGTTTGGGTGGAGTACCTCGCCTTCGAGCGGGATCACGGCGAAGCGAAGAACATCTCCCTGCTCACCCAGCGGGCCCTCACCACCCTGGAACCCCAGTATGTCGCCGCGTTTGAGGCGGAGCGGGCACTGGCCTATGTGGGCGCCTCCATATAG